CGAGGGAGATCCGGTAGATCTTTTCCAGTTCCCCGGAATAGTCATCAAACTTCAGGGATCGCAGGCGCACCCCTTGCCTTTCCAGGTTTAATCGAAGCGTTTCGGTTTCAGGAACCGACCATCCGAGGTCGGGATCAAGATTGGAATAGTAACGGGCCAGGGGTCTGAAACCGGCATCGGAAAAGTAGCCTGGATAGGCATCCGGGTTGTCCGGTTCCATGAAAAATGGCGGTTCGGTGCCGCGTGCGGTAATGAAGCGATAGCGTCGCCAGGTGTTTCCATCAACGGGACCAACTGCCAGGGTGCATTGACATATCGACAGAATGCGGCAGCCTTCCTTAAGCAGCATTGCGGCAACTTCAGCATTTTGCGCTTCAAAGTGGCCAATCAGCCCCAGACGTTCTTCAGGATAAACTGGCGTGGCATGCCACCACAGGGAACATCGGCCCAGAAGCGTATCATCCCCCTCCCGTATTGCCAGGTGAGTATCGGGTTTGTGGAGCATGAAGAGATCCGCGGAAAGTGCTTTGATCCCTTCAAGTCCAGCGAGGGCCTCCAGCTGTGCCAACGATGCAATCTTAAGCAGTTGCGCCATCTTGCCCTCCCCTTCGCAAGGTATTTTCTCCGGATGTTGCTTCTCAAAAACGTGCAAAATGAACAATCCATGGGGCAATCCCGAGTCCAAGATACAGTCCAATTGTCCAGATGCCGGAAAAAACCTCCACTTGCCAGCCCCTGCCGGGTCTGGGAGCATGAACAAAAGCGCAGGCGAGCGTGATCGCGGATAAAAGCATACAGGCGAAAAACACGCTCAAAGGTTTGACAAAGCGCAACAGGGCGGCACCTTGCAAAGCGCAACAGGCCGACAAAAACATCACCAACAACCATGCCGCAAGCGCTGCAGATCGCCCCCATAAAAATGAATAGGTTTCCACCCCCTCTTCCTCATCGGCAGGTGCACGGATTTTGCGGCCGATTTCGATCACCATGCCGTTGAAGTAACTGGCGGCAAGAAACCACTCAAGCCCTGCAGGCGGAGCGACTCTCGCCACCAGCCAGTCGCAAGCCGTGGCATAGCCATCGAAAATCGGCAGGATTAGCATATGGGAAAGCATGTAGGCGAGCGGCCGTTGTTTCAACCATGAACGGAGGAAAAATTCCTTGCTCATCAAAACCAGATAACCCCAGGCCGCTATCAACAGCAGCACCAGGGGGGGTTGCAACCAGAGAGATCCCGCCAGTTGCAGTGCAGCTGTTCCTGCCGCCAGCCAGCCCAACTCGCACAGAGTGATCAATCCCCGGGGAACAGGCCGATAAGGCCGATAACGGGCATCTTCTTCGGCATCCTTGAATTCATCGGCAATGCGAAGCTGCAGGAAGAAAAACAGTGCTGTGACAAAGGCGATGCCGGCCGCATCGGGGCGAAGGTTGTTCGCACCCCGCAAAAGTGCTGAATAACCCATGGCAGACAGGCTGAAGGCTAAAATAAGTGGACCATGGGCAAAGATCGGGAAGCGTTCCTGGAAATAAATCCACCATCGATGGCTCATGCCGTGCCTCTCTACCGGATCAAGAAATGACCTCATGGACCGGTTTGGCGCATCAGGGTGATCGTCCCGGTGCTCCCGTCGAGACGGACCCTGTCCCCGTCACGCAGTAATCTGGTCGCGTTTTTGACGCCGACAACCGCCGGGATGCCCATTTCCCGGGCAACAATGGCCGAATGCGAGAGAAGACTGCCCTTCTCAACGATCAGCCCACTGATGGATGGAAAGAGCACGATCCAGCCGGGATCGGTCTGTTGCGCCACCATGATTTCGCCATCGAGCCTGGTATCGGCGTCAGGTTTCCGGATAATGCGCACCGTGTTTTCAACAACACCCCGGCAACAGCCGAGCCCCTGCAGTTGTTCGGCGTTATCAACCTCATGCTGCCCACCGGCATAATCGCCGCCGCGATAAACCTCACCGTATGTCTCTATGTGGTCGTCGGGTGTTGCGGTAGCGTAGGATGCAAATATTTTTCGGCGAAGGTTCGCCAGCTGGCGCAGGTCTGGACAGGTCGAGGCTCCTTCTATATAGGACCAGATCTCCTCGACATCGAGGTAAAAAATGTCCTCCCTATCATCGAGAATCCCGGCCATCTGCCATTTTTGTCCGATGGCACGAAAAATCCTGCGCGTCACATCATAGGCCTGGCTGCGCGCAAACCGCTGGTTTTCACGGTTTCGGACGGCTGCCCTGGCATTTTTAAGAACCCAACGGTAGACAATGTGTTGCGGTACCATGCGAAAGCATTTTTTCCCCTGCAGACGCGTGCGCACAGCCTCTTCAGCCTGTTGGCGTATGTGCCTGTCCCGTTCCTTTCGCTTGCCGGAGTCGGGAATGCCGCAACGAAGATAATTTTGGAGAACAGTGATGCAGAAGGTGGGGTCGTCCTTGACCGGAATCGACTCCAGTTTCATCTCATCGATGGAGCGGACTCCGTAGTTTTCAAGGTAATCACCGAATAGCCGAGCGAAGCCGGACAGGGACGGATCGGACTGCAGACGCCGCAAAATTTCAGAAGGCGGGTTTTCCAGGAAGGTTGCTTTCAGTTCCTTGTCGGCTTCGATTGTTGCCGCCAACTGGATCAGTCCGTCGGTGACTTCCGTACTCTTGATGCCTCCTTCGCCGCAGAGCAGATCATTGTACAGGCTACCGTTGGCATCCAATATCCATGCCGCCGTTAATTTTTGCAGCAGTCCGAAAAAAACCATGGCTTCAAAATCGTTGAGTATCGGCGCCTTCCAGTTCCAGAGTACCTTGTTTTCCAGTTCACGATAGATTTCCATCAGGCTGAAAACACTGAGTTCCTGAAAATTCTGGGAAGCATGTCGGCTATATAAGTGATCAAAAGAGGCATGGAAAGCACGAATTTTTCTACTCAGGGTAAAGTGATTGAGCAACATTCTGAACCCTGTCCACAGCATTTTTGGAAAATGCACCAGGTATTTTTTAACCAGGTTCCTGGATTCTTCTTCCGGAGAAAAAGAACTGATCACCTGAAGCCCCATCATCTGCTCCATGAAGGACTTGTTGTATTTATAGCCGGGCAACAAGCCAATGAGGCGATACCAGTTCAAAAGATTGTAGTACACCCTGCCCTGGATAAAACCCAACATATTCGCAAAAATATGACGGTTCCGGAATGCGGTTCTGCTGCTGACCCCCATTATCCGGCAAAACTGCCAGTAAACCGCGAAATAGGCTTTGCGAATAAAGGAAAAAGTCAGCGGAGTGGTGATCCCGGAATAACTTTCAACAATATTGGCGTTGTCCCAGATCCTTGGGTTGTCCCGCGACGGTTCGGCGGCAGCATCCTCCAGGGCGGTTACGGGTCGGGC
This portion of the Syntrophotalea acetylenica genome encodes:
- a CDS encoding GNAT family N-acetyltransferase, with product MAQLLKIASLAQLEALAGLEGIKALSADLFMLHKPDTHLAIREGDDTLLGRCSLWWHATPVYPEERLGLIGHFEAQNAEVAAMLLKEGCRILSICQCTLAVGPVDGNTWRRYRFITARGTEPPFFMEPDNPDAYPGYFSDAGFRPLARYYSNLDPDLGWSVPETETLRLNLERQGVRLRSLKFDDYSGELEKIYRISLDGFRHNFLYKPVDRDEFCKIYSCIQPFIVPELVWFAEAGNRPVGFLFAVPDMLRIRRGVPSDTVIFKSMAVLPEWSGRGIGSLLLGTVTEQACRQGFRRGIHALMHEANRSRLMSGHHGREFREYTLFCRNLP
- a CDS encoding UbiA family prenyltransferase, with translation MSHRWWIYFQERFPIFAHGPLILAFSLSAMGYSALLRGANNLRPDAAGIAFVTALFFFLQLRIADEFKDAEEDARYRPYRPVPRGLITLCELGWLAAGTAALQLAGSLWLQPPLVLLLIAAWGYLVLMSKEFFLRSWLKQRPLAYMLSHMLILPIFDGYATACDWLVARVAPPAGLEWFLAASYFNGMVIEIGRKIRAPADEEEGVETYSFLWGRSAALAAWLLVMFLSACCALQGAALLRFVKPLSVFFACMLLSAITLACAFVHAPRPGRGWQVEVFSGIWTIGLYLGLGIAPWIVHFARF
- a CDS encoding PEP/pyruvate-binding domain-containing protein — its product is MKTLPYIVWNTDMVEEQTDSVMLLGGKAMGLHRLRNLGVDVPVWATVTSLFFRHLCSRDAGLQALLCDEEPEISAKAAALHEHIGALSIPEEGMDVLRSVWDTVSEQGRVPIAVRSSAADEDSMHLSFAGQMDSFLNVLSFAQFIEALRRCWASLFNERAVFYRQKSGLDCWSLQIAVVAQQMVEPDVSGVIFTANPLNGNRNEMLVCSTWGLGEGLVAGTLPADTYVLGAGGVCLRQTLAEKQQRVACHATGGTETVDLADDRHFQATLDDVWLQKLYRLATRVQTTAGRPMDIEFAVCKDTVYLLQARPVTALEDAAAEPSRDNPRIWDNANIVESYSGITTPLTFSFIRKAYFAVYWQFCRIMGVSSRTAFRNRHIFANMLGFIQGRVYYNLLNWYRLIGLLPGYKYNKSFMEQMMGLQVISSFSPEEESRNLVKKYLVHFPKMLWTGFRMLLNHFTLSRKIRAFHASFDHLYSRHASQNFQELSVFSLMEIYRELENKVLWNWKAPILNDFEAMVFFGLLQKLTAAWILDANGSLYNDLLCGEGGIKSTEVTDGLIQLAATIEADKELKATFLENPPSEILRRLQSDPSLSGFARLFGDYLENYGVRSIDEMKLESIPVKDDPTFCITVLQNYLRCGIPDSGKRKERDRHIRQQAEEAVRTRLQGKKCFRMVPQHIVYRWVLKNARAAVRNRENQRFARSQAYDVTRRIFRAIGQKWQMAGILDDREDIFYLDVEEIWSYIEGASTCPDLRQLANLRRKIFASYATATPDDHIETYGEVYRGGDYAGGQHEVDNAEQLQGLGCCRGVVENTVRIIRKPDADTRLDGEIMVAQQTDPGWIVLFPSISGLIVEKGSLLSHSAIVAREMGIPAVVGVKNATRLLRDGDRVRLDGSTGTITLMRQTGP